CAGTATGCATAATGAAATGGCATTACTTCGGACTGGGAAAGAGTAACAGATTTGCTTAAATATTCAATGGATAATTGGAGTCTGGTGTACTCAATATTCCATTCTCCTGAGGCATGATGGGAATTAGTGTCCAGCTGGGTGAAGTGGGCAAGTGTGACGCTTACTTTGTGCTTTGAAACTGTTAGTTATGGACGCGGCAAAACATGGTAAACATGGAGACCCTTGCATCTTTTGTTCATGCTCATTGTAGCAACATCATTACTTATAGGTTTCCCTCACAAATGCTTGACTGTAGTGTTCAAGAaatcactgaaaatgtttttttttctctcttttcttctttttctatttttgtttttcatcttttaaccAGGAAAATGAAATCTCACTGAGATTAAAAATCTCGTCTACAGGAGAGTCCTAGATATGATCAAATGTGACTGATATTTTCTGTTACATAGGTAAATATGCCTTTTGGATTATTTATAGTGGCTCATGTTTGAAAGGCCTGAGCTGCAAAatagttctttctttctttgttttccaccctagataaaaatgaaatacattgtCATGAACATTCCATTTTACAATCCAGCAAATTAGACGCTAATCTAAGATATGTCAACAAAACCACCAGCAAAAATAATCATTCTTGgaactaactaaataaaaaacactccTCATAAGCAAAAAAGCATTCACTGCAGTCTTCACTACTAGTTTGTTTCACCAACAAAAATCTGTCAGTCAGCGAGTGAGTACTAATGTATATTCTAGACTGGCCAGTGTAGTGGTCCAGCTAAAGTATCGTAAGCATATCACCAAGGCAAATGTAGCTTGAACCCAATATTGTAATGCTTAAAGTCAATGTGATAACTGAAAAACCATTAGGAAAAAACGCGAGTGCACACATTTCCTACTCAATCAGATATTTCTCAAAGCATTGTTACTTCTAATGCATATAGTTTAAAGGCTACAGAATAGCAATGGATCATTTCCCGTCTTCATAATATTGCGTCTTGCCTTATAAGGTGTTACTATTCTATCATTAATCCAACATTTATTACAAAGTTTTTACATAAACTCAGCTGATTTAAGTGTTTTTTCAAACCCACATATTTGAAGTCAGTATCACTAACCAATGCTAAAGAAAGTTATCTGTTGTATAATGATTGTATTTAACTAAAGGTCCTGAGCTACATATTGGTTTGGTTTTGATTCATTCACTTGTTTTGATTGTGGCTAAGAGAATGGGATCCCCTCATGTTGAAATGAAACCGATGATGCTGTTACATGGAGTCATTATGCATTTAACTGAGATTTTTTCTGTCACTCATTAACATAatgtcaaagtaaaaaaaaatccacaatattttttttttagttaattgcaattaaaaaatttaaaactgactgcataGGTATTCACCCATTTGCTTTGATATACCTATTACCTATACCTATATTACTCCTGAAGTAACCAACTCTTCTCCAAACTACATTTACTGGATTAGTGCCATCCGTGGCATATATTATTGACATATATTAATTCTAataatttgcttatttattttcaaagacAAGCTACAACATGGAGATCGTGCAACATTCTAATCAACTCTTGAAAAACATTAGTCAGAATAAGGATATAAGAAAATATGAAGCCACTGAATATACCTAAAGCACAGCTGGGTTGCTCAATAAAATATGgataaaatagaaaacaacTGTGAATTTGCTATGTCCCAAACTGACTGTGCAGGCAAAAGAGTTGTCAGTAGGAAGTCCACCAAGAGGCCTATGGCAACTGTAAAGGACTTACACTTCTTTATGACAAAGATGGAAGAACGTGTGCATAAGAACTATAGCAATGACCCAAAACATGCAGAATACAGATGTGGACAAATTTGTTGATACCCATGTAGCTCATTGAAGCAATGATTCATTCATCCTTGAAAAGCGATGAAATTAAAAGCAATTGTCTCACATATACCTGCAAGTCTTTGGAATGTCAAAGTAAAGCAAAAAACGTGTGAAAAGATATGCATTATTGCTTATTCCACAATAACAGACATTCTAAAATGGGCTGGACAAATTTGTTGGTACCACTAGAAAAGATTGTATTTAATTGGATTATAGCAATATTtcagactgttttttttaaatagcatcaCACATCTTTAATCTTATTAGTCATTCAGCCTATTTAAATGGAGAAAAGGAGCCACCGTGCTGTTGTTTAGTATCATAATGTGCACCACTCTGAATATATACCAGGGAAAGCAAAGGAGAGAGTTGTCTGaggagagcagaaagaaaatgatagacacagatttttaaaaggctttaaGACTATCTCTAAGCATCATTAGTCAGAAGTTTAAGGTCCATGGGGCCGTAGCCAACCTCCCTGGATGTGGCCGCAAGAGGAAAATTGACCCTGGATTGTACAGAAGGATAGTGCAAATGGTAGGCAAAAAGCCAAGGAAAACTTCCAAAGAGATACAAGCCAAACTCCAAGGTCAAGGTACGGCAGTGTCCAATTGCATTCATCAATTTTTAAGTGACAGTGGGCTCCATGGAAGAAGACCCAGGAGGGTTcgattgaaagaaaaaaaaaattaaaaaccagaTGGGAGTTTGCTAAAATACATATTGCCAAACCACGATGCTTCTGGCAGAATGTCCTTtggacagatgagacaaaatGGGAGGTTTTTGGCAAGACACATCAACTCTATGTTCACAGACGGAAAAACAAAGCTCTCAAAGAAATGGACACTATACCTAATATGAAACAAGGCGGAGGCTCAGTTATGTTTTGACGCTGTGTGCTGCGTCTGGCTCAAGGTGAATCTGTGCAGGTCACAATAAAATCTCAAGACCTTCAAGGCATtctgaagtaaaacaaaaagctTTGTCTCAGTTGCAGGTCATAACCCCATCCAGCACTCAGCTAAAAGCACTCAAGAATGGCTAAGAACAAAACATTGGACTATTATAAAGTGGCCTTCTGTGAGCCCTGATTAGAATTTTATTGAACGTCTATAGAAAAAGATGAAACATTCAGCCTGGAGAAGGTACCCTTCAAACTTAAGTCAGCTCGAGCAGTTTGCTCAGGAAAAGTGGATGAAATAAAACAGGTGCAGAAGTCTCATTGAGAGTTCCAAACTTTTTTTGCAATGATTGCCTCTAAAGGTTGTGCAATGAACTATTAGATTAAAGGTTCCATAATTTTTGCTCATGCcatttcatttgttaaatatttaaaacaaattatttaaaacattctgtTGAGCCAATATTTAAAAGCAAAGTCtgatttttattaaatgtggaATAAACAATGATGGATGCCAATTACTTTTGTCAGTTTCAAGTTATTTTAGAGGAAATTGtgggttctttctttttttgtggaaGGATACCAACAAATTTGCCCATATCTGTAAATCAGAATGCATTGGCTCCAAATAAAAAAAGCTGAACATCCTGAAGTGGCTAGTCCAATGGCAGGCATCACTCCAAATGCACATCTgtgaaataaatttaaaattgtTGTTCAAAAACAGTCTCCAAGTAACTTGGTGGAGCTTGAGAAATTTTGTCTAAGAAATTGGCCAAAGATTCCAGTGTTGAAGTACAACTCTGATTACAGCTTACTCAGAGACTCAACAGCTGGAATTGCTAGGGTGGTGAATCCTTGTCCAGTCATGATTTCTTCTTGTTATTTGTACTtagttatgaaaaaaaaagtaattcttGCTTTCACATTAAAAAGTTATTTGCATTGATGGGTGACAAATTCGGTTAAGTGCAAACTATGATTCAGTTTTGGAACACATGAAATTGTTAAAAAGTTGAAAGGGGGTAAAGGCATTCTGTATTCACTACATGCCCGAATCTCAAAACATAGTGCAGAATACAAACCACAATAACCAGCTGCAGGACAATGTCATCCAGACTGTTGAATAAAGACATAGAATTATTATTAAGAGAACTCAAAAGTAACTTAAGCCAGCAccaaaataaagagcaaaaatgtataatatttaaaaaatgcaaatcttttttcttttccttattACACAGTAACCGCCTTTTagttttcttgttgttttaatGCACTCAGAACTAACTAAATACATGAATACACCCAAGTCAATAAATGTAGTTTTATCAGCTGTACTAACAAGAATTCACACCAGTGCTATCCACAAGCCATGATTCATGTTTCACCCTGTAAATAAAGCCATCTACTCACATAGCTATATAAAAATGATGCCGGCAAGCTTAATGGACCCCAGCATGCGTCTGCTTTTTTCATCAGTGGAAGAGTGACCTTACTGTGCAATAACAACAGGAAAATGGTCGTAAGCATAGAGCTAGTCAAGTCCAGCACAAGCCATGTCAAGGATTAAAGAGAAATAACTTTACACATACTCAGAagcacacaacagacacacacacacacgccccctaACCATATGCACTTACATATACCTCACACAAAGGTTAATAAGGAGCAACCAGACATTCTCATTCCAGACATAAGTAGATTCAAGCAAAAATCAGATGCATGTAAGTTAACATAAATCCATCTGTATAGTGAAAGATTATGAAAGtctgttttaaatgcttttgagAAAATATCCCTGAATATAGAGAGGAACATGACATTCTCCCAAGAGTAACCTTTTCTCCTACAAGTCTGAGCCAGTTTCTTCCAGTTTCTGCCTCCTGCTGCTCATGCTCCCAattctccacccccaccccccccttaAATGAGAAACTCTCACAACTTTCCTGCTGAAACTCTAGACATGTTGCACTAACTCAAGacccttttaaaaaacaaaaacttatttTGCATAAATCCAATGATTCActgaataataattattgtataATTAAACAATCATGTagcatgtatgtataaataGTGAAAAAGtccaaaatattatatatatatatatatatatatatatatatatatataatattttggaCTTTTtcactattatatatatatatatatatatatatatatatatatatatatatatatatatatatatatatttgactttttcactatttatacatacatgctATACATACAtgctatatatagatagatagatagatagatagatagatagatagatagatagatagatagatagagctatctatctctctctctctctctatatatatatctatctatatatatatatatatatatatatatatatatatatatatatatatatatatatatatatatatatatctccattttgaaatatatcatCTCATTATCACATCTTTCATTATGTTGCATAGTTGTATTTAAGGATTTAAAGCTTAGTAAGACAATAaatgtaacggcccgagtgccgcagggcgcggagcaggacgcacagactcccttcacgtggtgaaacatttaatgacattaaacacgaacgacaatggtggcactcagaCATAGTGAcaacaatgaacatgaacacaaacagttcAACACTAACAACGGAGACTACATAACCATCAACGTCACATAGGCAAACGACATCTACATAAAcatcgacaatgaccaacaatgaggcacGCCCTGACGGAGgtttaaaaagacagacaaacgcTCAATGTTAAACcacgtgcaggtgcgtgccatcacggagggcgtggctacaaaccccacctgcacgcggcaggccgcaccacgtgactcgtgtggggggagcgtcccgtgacaataaataaataagccatAAGAGACAAAACCAATTTATATGGTAACCTCTGGAGTGAAAGGTTACAAATGATaaagtaattatttaaatatcttGGTCAGTACTGTCTCACAGTTATTGTGATCTTACTATATTTGTAGTTTTAGTTTAGATTGTAGTTTAGATGTATTATTAGTTTAGatgtattatttgttaatttgggGACTTATCTAAACTGCCTTGACTTTAAAACTCAACAATcatttgttaaattaaaaaggTGGAGAAAATATGAAGCCTATTTTGTACTGAAACAACTTGAATTGACCATGAGATAATGTTCATTTATATCATATAATCTAGTATATGCATTACACAACTGAAGATAATAAACAGCAGAATAACAAATTAAATTGGCAactattaaatatttaagaattCTTTTTAACATGACTCAAAAGATGACAAGGTgaaaattgttgttgttgttattatatcACTTTTCATTCCAAAATACACAGTACTGTACACAGGAAAGGATAAGCAAagtttatatacacattattacatttactgcaaatcatgaaatataaaatcaaataaaattaataatattaaattaaatataataaatatgatttaaaaaatgacaaattatgtATAGCCTTAATAATCTTAATAGCCCACTGAGACaacaaagcaattttgtaagtcACTGTAGAGAAGTCTGTCTGGTAAACGTAATCTTGGTCTATATCAGAAGCAGTGATGTTTTTATCATGTAGCATTTCAAGCAGAATATTTATGTAGAAAATACAGAATTATTTACAATGCATACACCCacataaacagatttttttttaataaagataaaaaaaatacaatagcattacttaaaaacatttttaacactaATGTAGCTGTTTTAACTCTTACTCATTTATGTCTGGGTCTGACTTTACCTGTAGACTTAGTCCTGGATCTAAAAGAAGGAGGCTGGAAgatttgggggtggggtggggggtcattTTTGTGCTGCAATCTTTGTGATTTCAAAAGGCTGTTTCTGGTGCTGGGGGTGATGGTGATTCACCCTGGCGATGAGTCAGTCGCTCAGGGCTATAAAAGAAAGAGCCTGACGCTGCTCTATGTCCCACTCCACACATCAAGAGGTAAGCCATATCTGATTTGCATACTGTTGGATAACACAGTCCTGTAGCCTGAACTTTTAAATTAACTGACTGCAGAACTATCTGAATATTGACACTGTCCAGAATTTTGCCTTTTCAGTAGTTAATAAGTTCACATACATGCTCTGTTAGTTGAATGAACCCATTTGTAATGCTTTTCAAATGTTCATATGAGAAGATTGAAACAGGAATGAATGCTTCTCATTGCTATAGATATCAGATACGTGACATAGGCACAACAGTGAATGAGAGCATGTCATTGCACTGATATATGTACTTCATTGTGGAAAACAGATGCATTCTGCAGTGGCTCTCTCCTGTATCGTAATGGCAGCTGTATTGGCCCTAGTAGTCTGCCATCCCACTGCCGACATGGTCTGCATCATAGCAAAAACCTCTGTGAGCAGAATCAAGAGGATCAAAGAAGAGGTAAACTGCCTAATTCCTCAGGTAACAAAAGAATGTTGCTTCTTGCAGAAAGACCCTTGTATGGAAACTAAGGCCTTCGGATGTGAGTCAGACAGCAAAGAGCTGGTGTCTTTCATACCTAGACTTTGGAGTAACTTAATCATTTTAGTGCAAATATATAAATTTTCACtaaaattataatttattgtACAAAGTTTGTGATACAGTATCAAAGACTGGAATTTCTGCTTTTTAATTGTTGCTTGAGATATTTTCTCTATTTTAAAGCTCTGATTTTGTTTCTGTAGGTATTAATTTGCCAAACCGTTTTCTTGCTGTACAACTCTGGGTTTATAACTGTTAAGTTAGGAAGCAAATCTCTATTGATCAACAAATTTTACCTATATGATGAACTGAGGTATTGGTAGTACAGTACTGGTCCAAGTAGCTAACAAAAGCAACTTTctaaacagcatttttgaatGTTGTTAATCCTGAAACGTCTTCAAAGCATAGACTGCATCATTTGCTTTATTCATCTTGCTGTTCTAAATAAGTGTTTATGGCTAAGTGGCTATTTCATTCAGTCAACTAGTGTTTATATTTCTTAGTCTAGAAATCAtgatataatcatataatgccttcaaaaacatttcacttctGTCAAAGggtgcacacattcacatggaATGTGAATATGTCCACATGGATATTTGTGGAAGTGAAGTGATTCAGAGGGAGAATATAGATTTGTTTTTGATAAGAGAAAATACGTTTTAAAAGGATAAGTTGAAAGATACATGATAAAATCAAAGGTGAAGATAGATCATAAAATATCTTAAAGTTTTATTACTCTAAACTTATTGCAATTGTTTAAGATTATGTATAACcttatgtataatgtataatgtataatagtgtttaaaattatatatttgttatatttgcaagtatatatatatatatatatatgtatatatatatatatatatatatgtgtgtgtgtgtgtgtgtgtgtgtgtgtgtgtgtgttgaatttaatgatttttttgttgttgttgtagtacaCTAGGTCTCTTACAGCAATCAAATAAGCTCACTAATGCAGAACTTagaaaatatacacatttaGACATTCAGAGTGTATAAATGACCAGGTTTATGAATAGGGGAAAATAGGTCCATATTTATTCAGTTGTGCCAGCAGCCTTTAACTCCATTCacatgttgttatttatttattcttaattttTTGACTTCATCTCCCCAGTATTTTCAGATGTCCCCAGATATTGACTTTGACCGTGACCATGACACACCTATTCAGGGATTGACCTCCATTCTGACACATCTTGGCAACCTGCAGGTGAGGCTCAAGGTTTACCCAGCCCACTACCTGAGGCAGCTCCAGCTGGATCTGGAGGTTATGATCACTTACCTGGAGAGTTTGGCTGTGTCTCTAAGATGCTCCCTGCCCAAGCCTATGACTATCCTGCACAAGCATGACACGACCTTTCCCATCACTTCCAGCTACTTGTGTCTGCTGGAACTCCAGAGTT
This region of Electrophorus electricus isolate fEleEle1 chromosome 2, fEleEle1.pri, whole genome shotgun sequence genomic DNA includes:
- the lepb gene encoding leptin b, with amino-acid sequence MHSAVALSCIVMAAVLALVVCHPTADMVCIIAKTSVSRIKRIKEEYFQMSPDIDFDRDHDTPIQGLTSILTHLGNLQVRLKVYPAHYLRQLQLDLEVMITYLESLAVSLRCSLPKPMTILHKHDTTFPITSSYLCLLELQSYMERFCLNLDKLHYC